The Neodiprion fabricii isolate iyNeoFabr1 chromosome 4, iyNeoFabr1.1, whole genome shotgun sequence genome window below encodes:
- the LOC124181135 gene encoding serine/threonine-protein kinase dyf-5-like isoform X2: MKMNRYITLHQLGDGTYGSVVLGQRIDTGEKVAIKRMKRKYYSWEEAMNLREVKSLKKLSHANVVKLKEVIRENDVLYFVFEYMKENLYQLMKDREKLFPEPVIRNMVYQVLQGLAFMHKHGFFHRDMKPENLLCMGPELIKIADFGLAREIRSRPPYTDYVSTRWYRAPEVLLHSTTYNSPIDIWAVGCIMAELYTFRPLFPGNSEIDEIFKICSVIGTPNKDDWPEGYQLAAAMNFKFPNFSPTPLSKLIPNASQESVSLMEDMMRWNPVQRPTAQQSLRYRYFQVGGPRQVSSKKMAVGSQRELVMNKVNLPASIITSNGTYNQPDMISTVVQTSGKILPDNTNAKLLPDRVYKENRTNWNSTYPNNAQENVKQTNARWTQPAWTESLPSQNWTRVQPNLKNSSRKVSAKQHYLGVARYIAGQSTALPSRNGDADVNRTRITLNGSIPPPVPNPPEDIEEKIDSLWGSQENIDTQAKQHYLARSRYVAGQSTRMPYPSVYGTSQIGGTVIPTNKPSPLQANLFGSVLNARSSGVHGRTDWAAKYLN, translated from the exons ATGAAGATGAATCGGTATATTACGTTGCATCAGTTAGGAGATGGGACATACGGATCCGTTGTACTTGGTCAGAGAATTGATACGGGTGAAAAAGTGGCGATaaaaaggatgaaaagaaaatattattcttgggAAGAAGCTATGAATCTGCGGGAAGTCAAG TCGCTGAAAAAACTCAGTCATGCAAACGTAGTTAAACTGAAGGAAGTGATACGAGAGAATGatgttttgtattttgtttttgaatacATGAAGGAGAATCTTTATCAACTGATGAAAGATAG GGAGAAACTTTTTCCCGAACCTGTGATCAGAAACATGGTATATCAGGTATTGCAGGGTTTGGCTTTTATGCACAAGCACGGCTTCTTTCATCGCGACATGAAACCTGAAAATTTGCTCTGCATGGGGCCAGAACTGATAAAAATTGCTGACTTTGGGTTGGCCAGAGAAATTAGATCAAGACCACCTTATACAGATTATGTTTCTACCAGATG GTATAGAGCGCCAGAAGTTCTATTGCACTCTACTACTTATAACAGCCCCATAGATATTTGGGCCGTTGGTTGTATAATGGCTGAATTATACACGTTTAGGCCATTATTTCCTGGCAATAGCGAGATTGACGAGATATTTAAAATCTGTTCTGTTATTGGCACACCAAACAAG GATGACTGGCCTGAGGGTTATCAGCTGGCTGCCGccatgaatttcaaatttccaaacttCAGTCCTACCCCGTTGAGTAAATTGATACCAAACGCCAGTCAGGAATCTGTCTCACTTATGGAAGACATGATGAGGTGGAATCCGGTTCAAAGACCGACGGCGCAGCAATCTTTGAG GTATCGTTACTTCCAAGTTGGTGGACCACGACAAGTCAGTAGCAAAAAAATGGCTGTAGGATCACAGCGGGAACTTGTTATGAACAAGGTGAATCTGCCTGCCTCGATAATCACTTCAAACGGAACTTACAATCAACCGGATATGATCAGTACTGTTGTTCAGACTAG TGGAAAAATTCTACCGGATAACACGAATGCGAAGCTGCTACCGGATCGAGTCTACAAGGAAAATCGAACTAATTGGAATTCCACCTATCCAAACAATGCTCAAGAAAACGTTAAACAGACGAATGCCAGGTGGACTCAGCCGGCTTGGACCGAGTCATTGCCATCCCAGAATTGGACTCGCGTTCAACCGAACCTTAAAAACTCTTCAAGAAAGGTCTCGGCGAAGCAACACTACCTTGGCGTAGCTCGTTACATCGCAGGACAGAGCACTGCCCTGCCGTCCAG AAACGGCGACGCGGATGTCAACCGAACAAGAATTACATTGAATGGGTCGATTCCTCCTCCTGTTCCTAATCCTCCAGAAGatatcgaagaaaaaattgattcgttaTGGGGATCTCAGGAAAATATTGACACCCAAGCGAAACAACATTACTTAGCTAGAAGTCGATACGTCGCTGGCCAAAGCACACGAATGCCATACCCAAGCGTTTATGGTACGTCGCAAATCGGTGGTACAG tcaTACCAACTAACAAACCGTCGCCACTTCAGGCGAATCTGTTTGGAAGCGTTTTGAACGCAAGATCTAGCGGAGTTCATGGGAGAACAGACTGGGCTGCAAAATACTTAAACTAA
- the LOC124181135 gene encoding serine/threonine-protein kinase ICK-like isoform X1 yields the protein MKMNRYITLHQLGDGTYGSVVLGQRIDTGEKVAIKRMKRKYYSWEEAMNLREVKSLKKLSHANVVKLKEVIRENDVLYFVFEYMKENLYQLMKDREKLFPEPVIRNMVYQVLQGLAFMHKHGFFHRDMKPENLLCMGPELIKIADFGLAREIRSRPPYTDYVSTRWYRAPEVLLHSTTYNSPIDIWAVGCIMAELYTFRPLFPGNSEIDEIFKICSVIGTPNKDDWPEGYQLAAAMNFKFPNFSPTPLSKLIPNASQESVSLMEDMMRWNPVQRPTAQQSLRYRYFQVGGPRQVSSKKMAVGSQRELVMNKVNLPASIITSNGTYNQPDMISTVVQTRLQEKVQVQQPVMPLYTRNNNTNNNINNKTNNSNRNQEKNTAVWDDDEFADVLGGKILPDNTNAKLLPDRVYKENRTNWNSTYPNNAQENVKQTNARWTQPAWTESLPSQNWTRVQPNLKNSSRKVSAKQHYLGVARYIAGQSTALPSRNGDADVNRTRITLNGSIPPPVPNPPEDIEEKIDSLWGSQENIDTQAKQHYLARSRYVAGQSTRMPYPSVYGTSQIGGTVIPTNKPSPLQANLFGSVLNARSSGVHGRTDWAAKYLN from the exons ATGAAGATGAATCGGTATATTACGTTGCATCAGTTAGGAGATGGGACATACGGATCCGTTGTACTTGGTCAGAGAATTGATACGGGTGAAAAAGTGGCGATaaaaaggatgaaaagaaaatattattcttgggAAGAAGCTATGAATCTGCGGGAAGTCAAG TCGCTGAAAAAACTCAGTCATGCAAACGTAGTTAAACTGAAGGAAGTGATACGAGAGAATGatgttttgtattttgtttttgaatacATGAAGGAGAATCTTTATCAACTGATGAAAGATAG GGAGAAACTTTTTCCCGAACCTGTGATCAGAAACATGGTATATCAGGTATTGCAGGGTTTGGCTTTTATGCACAAGCACGGCTTCTTTCATCGCGACATGAAACCTGAAAATTTGCTCTGCATGGGGCCAGAACTGATAAAAATTGCTGACTTTGGGTTGGCCAGAGAAATTAGATCAAGACCACCTTATACAGATTATGTTTCTACCAGATG GTATAGAGCGCCAGAAGTTCTATTGCACTCTACTACTTATAACAGCCCCATAGATATTTGGGCCGTTGGTTGTATAATGGCTGAATTATACACGTTTAGGCCATTATTTCCTGGCAATAGCGAGATTGACGAGATATTTAAAATCTGTTCTGTTATTGGCACACCAAACAAG GATGACTGGCCTGAGGGTTATCAGCTGGCTGCCGccatgaatttcaaatttccaaacttCAGTCCTACCCCGTTGAGTAAATTGATACCAAACGCCAGTCAGGAATCTGTCTCACTTATGGAAGACATGATGAGGTGGAATCCGGTTCAAAGACCGACGGCGCAGCAATCTTTGAG GTATCGTTACTTCCAAGTTGGTGGACCACGACAAGTCAGTAGCAAAAAAATGGCTGTAGGATCACAGCGGGAACTTGTTATGAACAAGGTGAATCTGCCTGCCTCGATAATCACTTCAAACGGAACTTACAATCAACCGGATATGATCAGTACTGTTGTTCAGACTAG GTTACAGGAAAAAGTACAGGTTCAGCAACCCGTAATGCCGTTATACACACGCAATAACAATACcaataacaatattaacaataaaactAACAATAGTAATCGgaaccaagaaaaaaatacagcagTATGGGATGATGACGAGTTTGCTGATGTTTTAGG TGGAAAAATTCTACCGGATAACACGAATGCGAAGCTGCTACCGGATCGAGTCTACAAGGAAAATCGAACTAATTGGAATTCCACCTATCCAAACAATGCTCAAGAAAACGTTAAACAGACGAATGCCAGGTGGACTCAGCCGGCTTGGACCGAGTCATTGCCATCCCAGAATTGGACTCGCGTTCAACCGAACCTTAAAAACTCTTCAAGAAAGGTCTCGGCGAAGCAACACTACCTTGGCGTAGCTCGTTACATCGCAGGACAGAGCACTGCCCTGCCGTCCAG AAACGGCGACGCGGATGTCAACCGAACAAGAATTACATTGAATGGGTCGATTCCTCCTCCTGTTCCTAATCCTCCAGAAGatatcgaagaaaaaattgattcgttaTGGGGATCTCAGGAAAATATTGACACCCAAGCGAAACAACATTACTTAGCTAGAAGTCGATACGTCGCTGGCCAAAGCACACGAATGCCATACCCAAGCGTTTATGGTACGTCGCAAATCGGTGGTACAG tcaTACCAACTAACAAACCGTCGCCACTTCAGGCGAATCTGTTTGGAAGCGTTTTGAACGCAAGATCTAGCGGAGTTCATGGGAGAACAGACTGGGCTGCAAAATACTTAAACTAA